In bacterium, one genomic interval encodes:
- a CDS encoding 4Fe-4S dicluster domain-containing protein yields MPDTLTPFPKAEAELRAAFWEQVASFPDGEKIKNCIQCGTCTGTCPVSYTMDITPRQTIALFRAGHIEDILQSRTIWICASCYSCTVRCPQGIKVTDTMYALKRLAMSRRIYPPKFPVHTLSKAFMQNVYKYGRNFELGLGIRYLLKSNFWKLFGTAGFGLAMMRRGRLAVLPSKIRRVNEVRAIIERANKFEE; encoded by the coding sequence ATGCCTGATACTCTGACCCCGTTCCCGAAAGCCGAAGCGGAATTGCGCGCCGCCTTCTGGGAGCAAGTGGCAAGTTTTCCGGATGGTGAGAAGATCAAGAACTGTATCCAGTGCGGCACCTGTACCGGAACATGCCCGGTGTCATACACAATGGATATCACGCCGCGGCAGACGATTGCGTTATTCCGGGCCGGCCACATAGAGGATATTCTGCAGAGCCGGACGATCTGGATCTGCGCCTCCTGTTACTCCTGTACGGTTCGTTGTCCGCAGGGGATCAAGGTGACGGATACGATGTATGCGCTGAAGCGTCTGGCGATGAGCCGTCGGATCTATCCGCCCAAATTCCCAGTGCACACGTTGTCGAAGGCGTTCATGCAGAATGTCTATAAGTACGGGCGGAATTTTGAGCTGGGTCTGGGGATTAGGTATTTGCTGAAGTCGAATTTCTGGAAGCTGTTCGGGACAGCCGGATTTGGTCTGGCGATGATGCGTCGCGGCCGGTTGGCGGTGCTCCCGAGCAAGATCCGTCGGGTGAACGAAGTACGGGCCATTATCGAGCGGGCCAACAAATTCGAGGAGTGA
- a CDS encoding CoB--CoM heterodisulfide reductase iron-sulfur subunit B family protein → MKEFAYYPGCSLETTASPYDKSVREVFKALGIGLHEIEDWNCCGATMYMSVNKTVGHAISARNLAIAQKMNMDICAPCSSCYTILRKTNKQVHWDPKDREKINEALGAAGLVYDKDVEVRHPVDILYNDLGPEKLKALVKNPLKGLKVAPYYGCQIVRPDGHFDDVDEPVTMDKLIEAVGATVTYYPCKVRCCGGMLMTTSEDIALKLNMQLLQAAEENGADLIATACPLCEMNLEAYQEKINTRYGKKFNIPIVYFSHLIGIALGISPEKMGIDKLLISPEKLLAAGGVR, encoded by the coding sequence ATGAAAGAGTTTGCCTATTACCCGGGCTGCAGCCTCGAAACGACCGCGTCTCCGTACGATAAGTCGGTTCGCGAAGTCTTCAAGGCGCTGGGGATCGGTCTGCATGAGATCGAGGACTGGAATTGCTGTGGCGCCACCATGTATATGTCGGTCAACAAGACGGTCGGGCATGCGATCTCGGCGCGCAATCTGGCGATCGCCCAGAAAATGAACATGGATATTTGCGCCCCGTGCAGTTCCTGCTATACGATCCTTCGCAAGACCAACAAGCAGGTTCACTGGGATCCCAAAGATCGCGAAAAGATCAACGAAGCACTGGGAGCGGCCGGATTGGTATACGACAAAGATGTCGAGGTGCGGCATCCGGTGGACATCCTCTATAATGATCTTGGGCCGGAGAAGCTGAAAGCGCTGGTCAAAAATCCGCTGAAGGGATTGAAGGTTGCCCCGTATTACGGGTGCCAGATAGTCCGACCCGACGGACATTTTGATGATGTGGATGAACCGGTGACGATGGACAAGCTGATCGAGGCGGTCGGCGCCACCGTGACCTATTATCCGTGCAAGGTGCGGTGCTGCGGCGGAATGCTGATGACCACCAGCGAAGATATCGCGCTGAAACTCAATATGCAGTTACTCCAGGCGGCGGAAGAGAACGGTGCCGATCTCATTGCGACGGCCTGTCCACTGTGCGAGATGAATCTCGAGGCATATCAGGAGAAGATCAACACCCGGTACGGGAAGAAATTCAATATTCCGATCGTCTATTTCAGTCACCTGATCGGTATCGCGTTGGGGATCTCGCCCGAGAAAATGGGGATCGACAAATTGCTGATCTCGCCTGAGAAACTGCTGGCCGCCGGAGGTGTGCGATGA
- a CDS encoding CoB--CoM heterodisulfide reductase iron-sulfur subunit A family protein — MTQHVHGSTNGEIRIGVYVCHCGTNIAKMVDPHKVVEAVKDMPGVVIATQYRFMCSDPGQELIRKDIEEHKLNRIVVAACSPLMHEGTFRKAVEAAGLNRYFFEMANIREQVSWVSEDPRTATHKAGQLTRAAVARVRFHEELEMRRVPIKKAVMVIGGGIAGIESALQMADAGFQVYLVEREATIGGHMAKFDKTFPTLDCAACILTPKMVSVGKHPNITLLTWADIESVSGSIGNFKVKVKSKARYVDTSKCNSCGACFEACISRPTPEYRRMTLGGRVFREGRMLDVRDKYILGPKHDLTILTGAQPMPENVPAAMEVDIEEGAEL, encoded by the coding sequence ATGACACAGCATGTTCATGGCTCCACGAACGGAGAAATACGGATCGGCGTCTATGTCTGCCACTGCGGAACCAATATTGCCAAGATGGTTGATCCGCACAAAGTGGTCGAGGCGGTGAAGGATATGCCGGGCGTCGTGATCGCGACACAGTATCGTTTCATGTGTTCGGACCCGGGGCAGGAATTGATCCGCAAGGACATCGAAGAACATAAGCTGAACCGCATCGTGGTGGCGGCGTGCAGTCCGTTGATGCATGAAGGGACATTCCGCAAAGCTGTCGAAGCGGCAGGACTCAATCGCTATTTCTTTGAGATGGCGAATATTCGGGAGCAGGTCTCCTGGGTGAGTGAGGATCCGAGAACGGCGACTCACAAAGCCGGGCAGTTGACGCGTGCGGCAGTGGCGCGTGTCCGGTTCCATGAGGAACTGGAGATGCGGCGAGTGCCGATCAAAAAGGCGGTCATGGTGATCGGCGGCGGCATCGCCGGAATAGAGTCCGCGCTACAGATGGCGGATGCCGGTTTCCAGGTCTATCTGGTGGAGCGTGAAGCTACTATCGGCGGCCATATGGCAAAATTCGACAAAACGTTTCCGACGCTCGATTGCGCCGCATGTATTCTGACGCCCAAGATGGTATCGGTGGGGAAACATCCGAATATCACGCTGTTGACCTGGGCGGATATCGAGTCGGTCAGCGGTTCGATCGGGAATTTCAAAGTGAAAGTGAAAAGCAAGGCCCGCTATGTCGACACGAGCAAGTGCAACAGTTGCGGTGCCTGTTTTGAGGCGTGTATCAGTCGTCCGACACCGGAATACCGGCGGATGACGCTGGGGGGACGGGTCTTTCGTGAAGGACGGATGCTGGATGTCCGCGACAAGTATATCCTTGGACCGAAACATGACCTGACTATCCTGACCGGCGCACAGCCAATGCCTGAAAATGTGCCGGCCGCAATGGAGGTCGACATAGAGGAAGGTGCTGAACTATGA
- a CDS encoding NAD(P)H-dependent oxidoreductase subunit E gives MSDHPETNFDLEQRITAIVKEYGAKPSALIMILQDIQKHFRYLPKDAMEMVAKKMRLPLAQIYGVATFYRSFSLEPKGKNHICVCTGTACHVRQANVIVDKLERDLGIKSGQTSADQQYSLESVNCLGACALGPLVTANDVYWGNMTVSKVDKMLAEVRGKKTPRTEEVA, from the coding sequence ATGAGTGACCATCCTGAGACTAATTTCGACCTGGAGCAACGGATCACGGCGATCGTGAAGGAGTATGGCGCCAAGCCTTCGGCCCTGATCATGATCCTTCAGGATATCCAGAAGCACTTTCGCTATCTGCCGAAAGATGCGATGGAGATGGTGGCGAAGAAGATGCGACTCCCCCTGGCGCAGATCTATGGGGTGGCGACATTTTATCGGTCGTTCAGTCTTGAGCCGAAGGGGAAAAATCATATCTGCGTTTGCACCGGGACCGCCTGTCACGTGCGTCAGGCGAACGTGATAGTCGACAAGCTGGAGCGGGATCTGGGAATAAAGTCCGGGCAGACCTCGGCGGACCAGCAATACAGCCTGGAAAGCGTCAACTGTTTGGGGGCATGCGCACTGGGACCGTTGGTGACTGCCAACGATGTTTACTGGGGGAATATGACGGTATCCAAAGTCGATAAGATGCTGGCCGAAGTTCGCGGCAAAAAGACGCCGAGAACAGAGGAGGTTGCATGA
- a CDS encoding NAD(P)H-dependent oxidoreductase subunit E, translating into MTPAKLDSIQALEQFRASLIKQRDSRKTIISVCAGTGCQACGCQAVVNAFRTELAKANLENDVELKATGCHGFCERGPLALIQPEGIFYQKLKPSDAKLIIDQTIVGGRLVNSLLYREPISKEVIKHQADIPFYKKQMRLIFGKNGMMDPTSINDYICLGGYTSMVKALTTMAPEKIIESMKKSGLRGRGGGGFPTGRKWEHCRRSPGSPKYVICNADEGDPGAFMDRSLCEGNPHSILEGMVIGAFAIGSNEGFIYVRNEYPLAVKNLSIAIEQARELGLIGTNILGTGFDFDLEISRGGGAFVCGESTALMASLEGKMGEPRAKYIHTVDQGLWDKPTCLNNVETWANVPVIIEKGAEWFSKIGTDNSKGTKVFALTGKVFNTGLVEVPMGITLREILYDIGGGVSNPKKKFKAVQTGGPSGGTLIVETSDPDIHDSLVAHGDIREDEQVKSLLDLPVDFDELTRAGSMMGSGGMIVMDSDSCMVDVARYFLRFLQEESCGKCVPCREGIVVMLDILNRICSGEGSMEDIRSLEQLAQVITDTSLCQLGGSAPNPVLSTVTYFRQEYMAHCVDKRCPAGVCKDLVSHAIDETCTGCFACVKACPTNAIVGEPKKLHMIIQDKCIQCGACYQICRHDSIKRIKRGDGDKLQQRAKERWQAPVRATAAASV; encoded by the coding sequence ATGACACCGGCAAAACTTGATTCCATCCAGGCACTGGAACAATTCCGTGCGTCGTTGATCAAACAGCGGGACAGCCGCAAAACGATCATTTCGGTCTGTGCCGGGACTGGTTGTCAGGCGTGCGGATGCCAGGCGGTGGTGAACGCATTTCGCACCGAGCTGGCGAAAGCCAATCTCGAGAATGATGTCGAGCTGAAAGCAACCGGCTGTCACGGATTCTGCGAACGCGGTCCGTTGGCCCTGATCCAGCCGGAAGGGATATTCTATCAAAAGCTGAAACCATCCGATGCCAAGCTGATCATCGACCAGACGATCGTTGGCGGGCGACTGGTCAATAGTCTGCTATATAGAGAGCCGATCTCGAAAGAGGTGATCAAACACCAGGCGGATATACCGTTCTACAAAAAGCAGATGCGGTTGATTTTCGGCAAAAACGGCATGATGGACCCGACCTCGATCAATGATTACATCTGCCTCGGCGGGTATACCTCGATGGTCAAGGCGCTAACGACCATGGCGCCCGAGAAGATCATCGAGTCGATGAAGAAATCCGGGCTTCGGGGTCGTGGGGGCGGCGGTTTCCCGACCGGTCGGAAGTGGGAGCATTGCCGACGTTCGCCAGGTTCGCCGAAATATGTCATCTGCAACGCGGATGAAGGGGATCCGGGCGCGTTTATGGATCGCTCTCTGTGCGAAGGGAATCCGCACTCCATTCTCGAAGGAATGGTGATAGGAGCCTTTGCGATCGGCAGCAATGAAGGTTTCATTTATGTCCGCAACGAGTATCCGCTGGCGGTCAAGAATCTGAGTATTGCGATCGAGCAGGCGAGAGAGCTTGGGTTGATCGGGACAAATATCCTCGGGACAGGATTTGATTTTGATCTGGAGATCTCGCGCGGCGGCGGCGCCTTTGTGTGCGGTGAGTCAACCGCGCTGATGGCCTCGCTCGAAGGGAAGATGGGAGAGCCGCGAGCCAAGTATATTCATACGGTCGACCAGGGGCTGTGGGATAAGCCAACCTGCCTCAATAATGTCGAGACCTGGGCGAATGTCCCGGTGATCATCGAAAAGGGGGCGGAGTGGTTCAGCAAGATAGGAACCGATAATTCCAAAGGGACAAAGGTCTTTGCGCTGACCGGTAAAGTATTCAACACTGGTCTGGTCGAGGTCCCAATGGGGATCACACTCCGCGAGATCTTGTACGATATCGGCGGCGGTGTTTCCAATCCAAAGAAGAAATTCAAAGCCGTGCAGACCGGGGGACCTTCCGGCGGCACGCTGATCGTGGAAACCAGCGACCCGGATATTCATGATTCCTTGGTGGCGCATGGTGACATTCGCGAAGATGAACAGGTCAAATCGCTGCTGGATCTTCCGGTAGATTTCGACGAACTGACCCGTGCCGGTTCGATGATGGGTTCGGGCGGGATGATCGTCATGGATTCCGATTCCTGCATGGTCGATGTGGCGCGGTATTTCCTGCGGTTCCTGCAGGAAGAATCGTGCGGGAAGTGTGTGCCATGCCGCGAGGGGATCGTGGTGATGCTGGATATCCTCAACCGGATCTGCAGTGGTGAAGGGAGTATGGAAGACATCCGGTCGCTGGAGCAGTTGGCGCAGGTGATCACTGATACCAGTCTTTGCCAATTGGGTGGCTCGGCGCCGAATCCGGTGTTGTCGACAGTCACTTATTTCCGCCAGGAGTATATGGCGCATTGCGTCGACAAACGGTGTCCTGCCGGGGTGTGCAAGGATCTGGTATCGCACGCGATCGATGAAACCTGCACCGGCTGTTTTGCCTGTGTCAAGGCCTGTCCGACCAATGCCATTGTCGGCGAGCCGAAGAAGCTGCATATGATCATCCAGGATAAGTGTATCCAGTGCGGGGCCTGCTACCAGATCTGCCGGCATGATTCGATCAAACGGATCAAACGAGGCGACGGCGACAAGCTGCAGCAACGGGCGAAAGAACGCTGGCAAGCCCCGGTCCGCGCAACCGCAGCGGCGAGCGTGTAG
- a CDS encoding 4Fe-4S binding protein codes for MKVKIKIDGQVVEVEEGSYVLEAARQIGVDIPTLCYYPYMTPYAACRICTVEARAGNGWNKIVTACNYPAWDGLEILTNTPRVMNARRTNLELLMANCSPVPVLERLAERFGITEPRWHVEDYTCILCGLCVRICDEVVGAHALSFVNRGNARDVATPFNLDSDACILCGACAKLCPTGYIKMEDIEERVIHHKEINLRPNAAITLDFRQAVPNVPRIYRENCIHYKTGQCMICAKVCQKEAIDFNCTDKVEEIEVGTIVVSTGFDHFDPSPMKQYGYGKYPNVISANEFEMMNNAAGPTGGKVILENGAEPKSIAILHCIGSRDEKYHQYCSRVCCMYALKFAHLVKEKTSAEVYQFYIDMRSFGKGYEEFYQRILHEGVNVIRGKGAEVVPAGFSRNHEGQLLVRCEDTLAGKFREVPVDMVVLCTALEARKDAKEFGRKLNISTGADGWFIEAHPKLAPVSTTTDGVFLAGACQGAKDIPDSVAQGSAAAAQAMRLMCQGEVLMDAAYAVIMEEYCSGCKICNDLCPYNAITFDETKKVSEVNSSMCKACGTCVAGCPSGAIKARHFTDEQIYAQIEGMLI; via the coding sequence ATGAAAGTCAAAATCAAAATAGATGGACAGGTAGTTGAGGTAGAGGAAGGGTCATACGTCCTCGAGGCGGCGCGCCAGATCGGGGTGGATATACCAACGCTCTGCTACTATCCGTATATGACGCCGTACGCGGCCTGTCGAATCTGCACAGTAGAGGCGAGAGCCGGCAACGGGTGGAACAAGATCGTGACTGCCTGCAACTATCCTGCCTGGGATGGTCTGGAGATCCTGACCAACACTCCGCGGGTGATGAACGCTCGTCGCACCAACCTTGAGTTGTTAATGGCGAACTGTTCGCCTGTTCCGGTCCTGGAGCGCTTGGCCGAACGATTCGGTATCACCGAGCCGCGCTGGCATGTCGAGGACTACACCTGCATTCTCTGCGGGCTCTGCGTCCGTATTTGTGATGAAGTTGTCGGCGCGCACGCGTTGTCGTTCGTTAATCGTGGGAATGCCCGCGATGTCGCGACGCCGTTCAATCTCGATTCCGATGCCTGTATTCTCTGCGGCGCCTGTGCCAAACTCTGCCCGACCGGGTATATCAAGATGGAAGATATCGAGGAACGGGTAATTCATCACAAGGAGATCAATCTTCGGCCGAATGCGGCTATCACGCTTGATTTCCGCCAGGCGGTCCCCAATGTGCCGCGCATTTACCGCGAGAACTGCATCCACTACAAAACGGGTCAGTGCATGATCTGCGCCAAGGTCTGCCAGAAAGAGGCGATCGATTTCAACTGCACCGACAAAGTGGAAGAGATAGAGGTTGGGACGATCGTCGTGTCGACCGGGTTCGATCACTTTGATCCATCCCCGATGAAGCAATATGGCTACGGCAAGTATCCGAATGTGATCTCGGCAAATGAATTCGAGATGATGAACAATGCGGCCGGACCGACCGGCGGCAAAGTGATCCTCGAGAATGGCGCTGAGCCGAAATCGATCGCGATCCTGCATTGTATCGGGAGCCGCGACGAGAAATATCACCAGTACTGCAGCCGAGTCTGCTGCATGTATGCGCTCAAGTTTGCGCATCTGGTGAAAGAGAAAACCAGCGCCGAAGTCTACCAGTTCTATATTGATATGCGGAGCTTCGGCAAGGGGTACGAAGAATTCTACCAGCGAATCCTGCATGAAGGAGTCAACGTGATCCGCGGCAAAGGGGCGGAAGTGGTACCTGCGGGCTTCAGCCGTAATCATGAGGGGCAGTTGCTGGTTAGGTGTGAAGATACGCTGGCCGGGAAGTTCCGCGAGGTACCGGTCGATATGGTAGTCCTCTGTACCGCGCTGGAGGCTCGCAAAGATGCCAAGGAGTTCGGGCGCAAGCTGAATATCTCGACTGGAGCGGATGGCTGGTTTATCGAGGCGCATCCGAAACTCGCGCCGGTTTCGACTACCACCGATGGCGTATTCCTGGCGGGTGCGTGTCAGGGAGCAAAGGATATTCCGGATTCTGTGGCGCAGGGTTCAGCCGCGGCCGCTCAGGCGATGCGGTTGATGTGCCAGGGGGAAGTGCTGATGGATGCCGCGTATGCGGTGATCATGGAAGAGTACTGCTCGGGGTGCAAGATCTGCAATGATCTCTGTCCGTACAATGCGATCACGTTTGATGAAACCAAGAAAGTCTCAGAGGTAAATTCGTCGATGTGCAAAGCCTGCGGCACTTGTGTCGCCGGATGTCCGTCGGGAGCGATCAAAGCTCGCCACTTCACCGATGAACAGATCTATGCCCAGATCGAAGGAATGCTGATATGA
- a CDS encoding hydrogenase iron-sulfur subunit yields the protein MSFEPRIIGFLCNWCSYTGADLAGTSRMKYPPNVLTIRVMCSGRVDPGFILDAFRNGADGVIVCGCHLGDCHYVNGNHKCIRRIPLTKKILEGMGIPPERLRLEWVSASEGARFQEVITSFTNEIRNMGPMQLKEWKFDPTLETSHAALAGKE from the coding sequence ATGAGTTTTGAACCACGTATCATAGGATTTCTCTGCAATTGGTGCAGTTATACCGGCGCAGATCTGGCGGGAACCTCGCGGATGAAATATCCGCCGAATGTACTGACGATCCGCGTGATGTGCAGTGGGCGAGTCGACCCGGGATTTATTCTGGATGCGTTCCGAAACGGAGCCGATGGAGTTATCGTCTGCGGTTGTCATCTTGGGGACTGCCACTACGTCAACGGCAACCACAAGTGTATCCGCCGCATCCCTCTTACCAAGAAGATATTGGAAGGGATGGGAATTCCACCGGAACGGCTTCGGTTGGAATGGGTGTCGGCATCGGAAGGAGCGCGGTTTCAGGAAGTGATCACCAGCTTCACTAATGAGATACGGAATATGGGGCCAATGCAGTTGAAAGAGTGGAAGTTCGACCCGACACTGGAAACCTCGCACGCAGCTCTGGCAGGAAAGGAGTAG
- a CDS encoding oxidoreductase: MAKPKLAIYWAASCGGCDIAILDIEEKILDVANFFDIVFWPCATDFKYDDVRKMEDKSITLTLFNGAIRSDENFEIAELLRQKSVVMCAFGSCAVEGGIPGLANFYDKESIMKYAYIQSPSTTNAESIYPQPETKVAEGTLRIPTLYNTVRSLGQTIEVDYIIPGCPPQSDQIIAVVTAVIDILQNGKPLPPKGTVLGATEKSCCDECKRQRNVKKIKKFVRPFSIKVDPDLCLLEQGIVCMGPATRGGCGAKCVNAGVPCRGCYSVPSNVRDQGAKMASALASVIDSIDPVEIQQIIDTIPDPLGTFYRFSLADSAIRRSQS; encoded by the coding sequence ATGGCTAAACCAAAACTGGCAATCTACTGGGCTGCCTCCTGCGGCGGCTGTGATATAGCGATTCTCGATATCGAAGAGAAGATACTGGATGTCGCCAACTTTTTCGATATTGTCTTCTGGCCGTGTGCCACCGATTTCAAGTATGACGATGTGCGCAAGATGGAAGACAAATCGATCACACTGACGCTGTTCAACGGGGCGATTCGGAGTGATGAGAATTTTGAGATCGCTGAGCTGTTGCGCCAGAAATCGGTGGTGATGTGCGCATTCGGAAGCTGTGCAGTTGAAGGCGGCATTCCCGGGCTGGCCAACTTCTACGACAAAGAGTCGATCATGAAGTACGCATATATCCAGTCTCCCTCAACGACGAATGCCGAGAGTATTTACCCGCAGCCGGAGACCAAGGTAGCCGAGGGGACCCTGAGAATTCCAACTCTCTATAATACCGTACGGAGTTTGGGTCAGACGATAGAGGTGGACTACATCATTCCGGGCTGTCCGCCACAATCCGACCAGATCATCGCGGTGGTGACGGCGGTGATCGATATCCTGCAGAACGGAAAACCGCTTCCGCCGAAAGGGACCGTACTTGGCGCGACCGAAAAAAGCTGCTGTGACGAATGCAAACGTCAGCGGAACGTCAAAAAGATCAAGAAATTCGTCCGACCGTTTTCGATCAAAGTTGATCCCGACCTCTGCCTGTTGGAGCAGGGGATCGTCTGTATGGGACCGGCGACGCGCGGAGGATGCGGCGCCAAATGTGTCAACGCCGGCGTACCATGCCGGGGCTGTTACAGCGTGCCGAGCAATGTGCGTGATCAGGGGGCGAAGATGGCATCAGCACTTGCCTCTGTCATCGATTCGATCGATCCCGTCGAAATTCAGCAGATCATCGATACTATTCCCGACCCGCTGGGGACATTCTACCGATTCAGCCTGGCTGATTCGGCAATCCGGAGATCGCAATCATGA
- a CDS encoding Ni/Fe hydrogenase subunit alpha — protein MKQIVIDPITRLEGHGKIHLFIKDDGSLENCYFQVPELRGFEKFCQGRPVEELCRITTRICGVCPDAHHMAAAKAADAVYGVTIPSAAFKLRSLLYDAFYAGDHTTHFFALGGPDFVCGPDAPAAERNILGVIAKVGLDAGKKVIAQRARGQRVIEIIGGKKVHPVTSLPGGLSKRISKAEQEEMIKIGDEMVEFSKFAVQVLNDIVLANKAYVDMILSDAYTHKTYNMGLVDANNKVNFYDGKVRVTGPDGKEHAKYEPKDYLEYVAEHVEPYSYLKYPYLKKVGWKGFVDGVDSGIYKATPLSRLNVADGMATPLAQAEYERYFETLTGDRTGKTPVHSTLATHWARIVELVYACESVAKMARDEEITSDKILNIPTSIVGEGVGIVEAPRGTLTHHYKTDQNGIVTEANLIVGTTNNNAPITMSIKKAAEGLIKKGSKITDGTLNRIEMAFRAYDPCFGCATHTLPGQMPLELIIHDVESGEIIESVRRN, from the coding sequence ATGAAACAGATAGTCATAGATCCGATCACACGCCTTGAAGGGCACGGCAAGATCCATCTTTTCATCAAAGATGATGGCTCACTGGAGAATTGCTATTTCCAGGTGCCGGAGTTGCGTGGATTCGAGAAGTTCTGTCAGGGGAGGCCGGTTGAGGAACTCTGTCGCATAACGACCCGCATATGCGGAGTTTGCCCCGATGCCCATCATATGGCGGCGGCCAAAGCGGCTGACGCCGTTTATGGCGTGACCATTCCATCAGCGGCGTTCAAGCTACGTTCCCTGTTGTATGATGCGTTTTATGCCGGCGACCATACCACTCACTTCTTCGCATTGGGTGGGCCGGACTTTGTTTGTGGACCGGACGCTCCGGCGGCGGAACGGAATATCCTCGGCGTGATTGCCAAGGTCGGTCTTGACGCCGGCAAAAAAGTGATCGCCCAACGTGCCCGCGGCCAGCGGGTTATTGAGATCATCGGCGGCAAGAAGGTCCATCCGGTGACCTCGCTTCCAGGCGGACTCTCCAAACGGATCAGCAAGGCCGAACAGGAAGAGATGATCAAGATCGGCGACGAGATGGTGGAATTCTCCAAGTTCGCTGTGCAGGTCCTGAATGATATCGTTCTGGCGAACAAGGCGTACGTCGACATGATCCTGTCCGATGCCTACACGCACAAGACGTACAACATGGGATTGGTGGACGCCAACAACAAAGTCAATTTCTATGACGGCAAGGTGCGCGTGACCGGACCGGATGGAAAAGAGCACGCCAAGTACGAGCCGAAGGACTATCTGGAGTATGTCGCCGAACATGTCGAGCCATACAGCTACCTCAAATACCCGTATCTGAAGAAAGTCGGATGGAAGGGGTTTGTGGATGGTGTAGACTCGGGGATCTACAAGGCGACGCCGTTGTCGCGACTGAATGTCGCGGATGGGATGGCTACTCCGTTGGCGCAGGCGGAATATGAACGGTATTTCGAGACGTTGACTGGGGACCGTACCGGCAAAACGCCGGTTCATTCGACTTTGGCGACCCATTGGGCGCGTATAGTCGAGTTGGTTTATGCGTGTGAGTCGGTGGCGAAGATGGCACGCGATGAAGAGATCACCTCGGATAAGATACTCAATATCCCGACCTCGATCGTTGGCGAGGGTGTGGGGATAGTTGAAGCTCCCCGAGGCACACTGACGCATCATTACAAGACTGACCAGAATGGAATAGTGACAGAGGCAAATCTGATCGTTGGGACGACCAACAATAATGCGCCGATCACAATGTCGATCAAGAAGGCGGCAGAGGGATTGATCAAGAAGGGGAGTAAGATCACCGATGGGACGCTCAATCGGATCGAGATGGCGTTTCGCGCCTACGACCCCTGTTTTGGCTGCGCTACTCACACGCTGCCGGGGCAGATGCCGCTCGAGCTAATTATCCATGATGTGGAAAGCGGAGAGATCATCGAGTCTGTCCGGAGAAACTGA
- a CDS encoding hydrogenase maturation protease, translated as MRPFLVLCLGNEVLTDDAFGPLVASRLENRELGDDVELLFAPVAGFRLIELLSSRQSVLIVDAIKTGNAAPGTLHSFPAGALTPSNSLINSHQINLPTALELGRQLGETMPSDIQVLACEAEDIETLSETPTEAVGAAIDPAITLIEGWLSDKRQARVAKDSRQGPISA; from the coding sequence ATGCGACCATTTCTGGTCCTCTGTTTAGGTAACGAGGTGCTGACCGATGATGCTTTCGGACCATTGGTCGCATCTCGTCTGGAGAATCGGGAGCTGGGAGACGATGTGGAATTACTCTTTGCTCCCGTGGCCGGCTTTCGGTTGATCGAGCTACTCAGTTCGCGTCAGTCGGTGCTGATTGTCGATGCGATCAAGACCGGCAATGCGGCACCGGGGACATTGCACTCCTTTCCGGCCGGAGCGCTGACACCCTCTAACAGCCTGATCAACAGCCACCAGATCAATCTGCCGACAGCGCTCGAATTGGGTCGTCAACTTGGCGAAACGATGCCGTCAGACATTCAGGTCCTGGCGTGTGAGGCGGAAGATATCGAGACACTGAGCGAAACGCCGACTGAGGCGGTCGGAGCGGCGATCGATCCGGCGATCACCCTGATCGAAGGATGGCTGTCTGATAAACGTCAGGCACGTGTTGCGAAAGATTCCCGTCAGGGACCTATCTCAGCCTGA